The genomic interval GAACCTGCCTCCCGGCGAAAACAAGCTGAATAGGCAACATATTTTATGGGGAGTTGATCTTCGTTTAAGGTTTCATTTCTATGAATATTTGTAACTGGCACCTCTGCTGTCGGGATTAAGAAAAGATCATCTTTTTCCGCAAAATACATGTCATCTTCCATTTTAGGTAGTTGGCCCGTACCAAACATGCTATCACGGTTTACAATAAATGGAGTTAATACCTCAGTGTAATTATGTTTTTCGATATGTACATCCAGCATAAAATTTATTAAGGCTCGCTCAAGCATTGCTCCAAGGCCTTTATAAACCGCAAAACCGCTGCCACTTATTTTTCCACCTCTTTTAAAATCCAATATATCATGCATTTCACCTAATTCGATGTGGTCTTTGGGTTCAAAACTTAATTGAGGTTTATTCCCCCATTCTTTAATTGTTTTATTAAAAGATTCGTCCCGGCCAATGGGAGTTGTTTCATGTGGCATATTTGGGATTTTACTTTGCTCTGCGAAAATAAGCTCTTCAAGTTCCTGAAGCTGTTGATCAATTTCTTTAATTTTCAATGAAATTGTTTTGGTATTTGTGATTAATTCAGCGGCATCTTTCTTTTCTCTTTTATATTGAGCAACCAGTGTTGAGTTTTCGTTCCTTTGCCGTTTTAAATTTTCTACCTCAAATATTAAATCCCTGCGTTTTTGATCATTTTTTAATATAGAGTCAATATTGCCATTTTCATTTTTATTCTTAATACCCTCAACAACTTTTTCCGGGTTTTCTCTTAAATATTTTATATCAATCATATTATTGATATTGCTCCGTTTCTATATATAATTTTTTAATTTTAAATTAGGTGAAAATTTACTCTTATAGGCTTTTTAAGGCAAAATAATATAGAAGGGAAAAATTTCCCTCTTGCAAAGCTACCTTAAATTCGTTATCATCAAAAAGTAAAAAAATAATCCACAAATATAAGGAGGAATATTTTATAAAGCATTGTTACTGATTTTCATCTAAATAAACAATTAGGAGGAAGTAATGATGCAGAACCCACTTAAAAAACATCTCACCGATGATGCATTTCAGTTTTTAATCAAAAACAACCTTTTACGCGAAAAAGGAATTCGCGACTACCATATCCGCAAAAGATTTAATGAACTTAAAATAAGCCATCCTACATATATGATTATTGAAATGATCCAGGATGAATATCCATATTTGCAGTATGAAACTATCCGCAAAATTATTTACCAGAAACCTGAAAGCAAACCAATCGATATTACAAACTGCTGTGCAGTCTAATTTTTCTTTTTAAATATTGATCTTAAAAGTAGCTCTACATCGAGAAAAACAGACTGGTTTTTTAAATAGTGCAATTCGTATTTTTCGAAGGTTTGTGAATCAGGTATTTTTTGAGAATTCAATTGTATTAAGCCTGTGAGCCCGGGCTTATATTCAAACTTTGAACTTTGATCCTTTTTAAAACTTATCGGAGCACCAACAAATGAGAGTTGCCCTAACCAGATATTCAGCAAATTAAGTGTAAAGCTAAACAGACCTGATTTTTTAGATGTTGTAAAAACTAAAAAATTCTTCGACCCGGATAAAAGTTTCTTTCTCAAAATGCTTTTTCTCAAAAACAGAAATTGAAAGATCAAAACAGGCGCTAAAAAAATCAGAAAAAATGAAGACACTCCCAAATCAAAAACCCTTTTTACAAAGCGGTTAAAAATCCTTCCGTAAGCGTACTCAATATCAACAAGCGGCATGGAGTCAAATCGCTCAATATTCGACTTTCCTATCATAAATTCCAAATGGCCTGGAACCATTTTAAATTCGACTTGCGTATCCTGCAATGCAGTCATTGTCCTTAAAATAGCCTCATAGGAGATGTTATGTGTGTTAAAAATAATCATATCCAGTTTTTTAATCCGAACATACTCCTGAAGCTGATCCAGTGATGTAACAAATTCAAAGCCAGCTAGTTTTGTTCCAATCTGTTCTCTTGATGTGGCCACCACTCCAAGAATATCCAACCCCGAATCCAGCGTATGATTCAGTTTCTCTAACAGCTTACCGGTTTCAGCATCTTCACCAACAATGAGGGTTTTTTTTCTAACAAATTCCTTACCAAGCGCAGTGGAATATTTTGAAGCATATTTATTAAATAGCACCCGCCAGCCAATCATTAAAATACTGCTGGCAATTGCAGCAATTAAAACCACAAAACGAGAAAAGGCGAACTGTTTAAAGAAAAAAGTAAGGGCGGCAACAAATAAAAATGTAGAGAGCAAAACTTTGAAAACTTTTTCAGGTTTAAACCTGTCTTTTCTGCTTAGATCGAAAAACAGCGCACTAATAAAATATATAACTGAGGTTATCAGGTTGATGATAATATATTCAGAAAAAAAATCTTGTAAGTGAAATGAATGTTTTAGCTCGTATCTTACAAGGAAACTGAAAAACAAAACTACGTTAAGAATGCCCAGATCTAATAAAAAAGGATAATACGTTTTTACAATATTTTTTATGTAAATAACAATTCCACGGAAAATAACCCCAAGAAGAATAAACCATTTAAATGGGTAAATGTATTTTTGCTGGTAGTGCTTTTTATAAAATTGATACAAGGACCGGTTAAATGTTATCACATAATCCAGATTATTCGCTTTGCTGCTTTCTCCTTTGTAGTGTACAATTTGTGTATCCGGAACATAATAAATTTCACCTCCCTGTTGATTGATGCGGTGGCAATAATCAATATCCTCACAATACATAAAAAATGTCTCATCCAACAGACCAGTCTTGTCAACCATTTCCTTTTTAATCATCATAAAGGACCCGGAAATAGCCTCAACAGGATAAGTTTTATTTTCATCAAGATAAGTAAGGTTATAGCGTCCGAAGATTTTGCTTTTGGGAAACAGTTTGTTTAGGCCAAGCAATTTCCAAAAGGCTGTAGATGGAGTTGGAATGCTATGCCGGCAATCAATCGAAAAGGTTCCATCCGGGTTTAAAATTTTGCATGTCGCCGCTGAAGCCTGCGGATTTTCATCAAAAAACTGAAGCAATTTTTGAAAGGTATCTTCCTGAACAACTGTATCAGGATTAAGTAGCACCACAAACTCGCCAACCACTTTACTTAGGGCAAGGTTATTTCCGCCGGAAAAGCCAAGATTTGTTTTACTGGCAATTACATCAATCCCGGGAAAACGTTTTTGCATCATCTGCACAGAGCCATCAATGGAATCATTGTCAACTACAATAATTTCCGATGGAATATTCTTAAGCGCCCTGTTTACAGACTCGAGAGCTTGTTCAAGGAAGTCACGGACATTATAGTTTACAATAATAACTGATATTTTTATTGATTGTTTACTCATTTTAAAACTTTGTAAATAGAAAAATGTAAAGCGAACGTAACAAAATTCTTATATCAAAAGTGATTGACATATTTTCCAGATAAAATAAATCTTGCTTGTATTGTTCTCTTTTTGATTTTAGCGAATCATCATATCTGTATTTTACTTGTGCCCAACCTGTAAATCCAGGTCTTATTTGAAAACGTCTGTTATAAAAACGGATTTTTTCTTTCATTTCAGATACAACTTCTGGTGATTCAGGCCTTGGCCCAACAAAACTCATTTTTCCCATCAAAATATTTATCAATTCTGGAAATTTATATAAATTGGTTTTGTAAAGGAACCTTTGAATTACCGACTTCCTTTCTAAGACATTAAAGTTCAATTTACCAAAGATATGGCCATTTTTTCCAACACTGTTTAGAATGTTTAATCTGGGATTTGCACTGCTACTTAGCACTAAAATGTAAACCAATACACCAATAGGAAAAAAAATAGCAAGTAATGTAAAAGATACAACAATATCAAAAAAGCGTTTACTCAACCATTGCCAAAGGTGCATATGATCCGGGAAAAGTCTAATTAAGGGGTGTCCAATAACCTCTTCGGTTTTATGTCCGGATACAACATCATAAAACTGGGGGATAATTTTAAAAACAACTTTCATATTTTCAACAGAGGCTAATATCGACAAAATTTCATCGCGAGATCGTTCATTTATCGCAATAATAATTTCACTGACACCGTATGACCGTACAATCTCCGGAATATCCTTATAAGTTCCCAAAGATTTCAAATCGCTAAAACTTTCTTTTTGGCCACTTTTAGAAACAAACCCAATTACTTTATATAAAAGGTGTCGATTTTTGCGTATATCTTTTAAAAGCTTTCTTGATTTCTCTGTAGCTCCTACGAGCAAAGTATTTTGAGGAGCATATTCAAGAATTGACAGTTTTTTCTCAAAGGCAATTACCAAAAGACGTCCAATGTTTACAAACACAATTAGCAAAACGGCATAAAGCAAAATTGTTAAGCGGCTTTGAGAGACAATATTATTACTATCCAGAGTCACTATAAAAAAAATAAATATGCCAAATAGAATTGTCTTGCTTATTCTCCGGGTTTTATCAAACCGCGAAACATCCCAGCGCATTGAATAAAGATCGTTTAAAACAAACAGCAACAACCAGGTAAATGTAACTGCCATCATTGGTTGCAACGATAATATTTCTTCAAATGTTTGTGTTGTATTGGCCATTAGCCCAAGCTTGAACCGAACCCATATAAAAATCATCATTGACAAATTCAGAGTAATCAGGTCGCTTAACCCTAGAATCATTCTGTGCAAAAAGCGTTTTATAGAAAGCGGTGCCAATTCATTTTCAACCTGAAATGAGGTATAATCGCCATATATGGTTTTACTTTTTCGGGCTTCGAGATAACCAAGTCTTTTTAATCCAAGGGCTGAAAACGCAAGAGAAAGTATCAACATTACAAAGCCTAAAACTTGTATGTCCAGCGCCATTAAAAGTGCTGTTGCACCATAAGCAACCGAGAGCATATAAATTATATGAACTGCCTGTTTGTGGGTTAATCCAAGAAAAATAAGCCTGTGATGGAGATGGTCTTTATCTGGTTTAAAAGGATGTTTGCCATTATTCAAACGCCGGAAAAAAGAAACGGCCGTATCGCCTATTGGGATTGCTAAAGTGATAATCGGTAAGAGCATGGCAATATTTGTACTACTGTTCTCAAAAGATTTTAAACTTAATGATGCTAAAATAAATCCCAAAAACAGCGAACCGGTATCGCCCATAAAAATAGAGGCAGGATGATAATTATATCGCAAAAAACCAAGTATTCCCGCGGCCAGGGAAAGACTGAAAACAATCACCATCATATTACCGCCAACAAAGCCAATTATCGCAAATACAACCGCGACAACAAAACTTACCCCGGCTGCTAATCCATCCAGGCCATCCAGCAGGTTAACGGCATTTGTTACGCCAATTATCCATAAATATGTAATAGGAATTGAAAAATAGCCCAGTGATAAATCAGCACCAAATGGATTTATAACAACATCTATAGTGCAACCGGAATAAATTACAAGAGTTGCAGCAATAAACTGACCCAAAAATTTTCGTGCCGCATTAAGGCCTTTAAAATCATCATATGCGCCAACAGCAACTATTACAAAAATACCAAGAAGAATAAACAGGTAGTGCGAGTTTACAATGTAGTCCGGTTGGAATAATATTACACTTAAAACGATCCCGGAAAGAAATCCGCTAAATATACCAAGCCCGCCAAGTCTGGGAATAAATCCTGTATGAACCATTCGCTCATCTGGAAAGGAGCCGATTTTATTTTTGATGGCTTGTTTTTTAACCAGAGACGTAACAAGCAATGCAACGGTTGTTGCAACTATTACAACAAGAAATAATAAAGGATATGATAATTGAGCCAAAGCAATATTGCCGGAATTTTAATAGTTAAATAAAAAGCCCAGGTGGATTTCATTAAGGCTTTTCTCTTCAATTTTATCTTTTGTGTTGATCCAAATATACGAAGCGGAGAGATATAAATCGTTAAAAATTTCATATTGCAGATACAGTTTTGTACGACGCTCGGTTGTTAAGTTACCTTCAAGAAAATTGCGTGTTTCTTTAGGCTCCTCTTGTCCGGCTCCAAGGATATTTCTTCCGGTTAGTAAATTACCGCCAACATTTACACTGTCTGTATTGGCGCCCTTTTTATACTGTAAAAACTGAATGCCGCCTTTTAAACGAGCATGAAAATCTTTTTGAAGAGCCAAATAAATAACTTCAGAATTTGGTCCTGCCCAATGACCAAGCGAACGGCTATCTGATTCATAACGATTTATTTTAAATTTATGGGTATAAACCCAGGGCATAATTGCAGAGTATTCCGCCCTCAATTCGGTATTTGATAAGCCAAAAGGATCTGCTATATGCAAACCGCTTTGAATGGCGTGTTTGTTTCCCCACCAATTTGTGCCAAGCTTTTCAAATTTCATCTCATCAAGGAAAATTGTTGTATAAAATTTTAACCTGTTAATTGGAATATATTCAAAATCCAGTGAGATTGTAGCATTGTCACGGTCTCGTAATTTATGCTGTACAGCCCTGTAAAAGTTAAATGGAATTAGATAGGCCCAGTCAGCGTATCGGTTCCCGTAAATAAAAACCTCATTAATCCCAAATGTAAAATTGCTGAATGGTGCTATTTCCAGCCTATGCGCAGCAACCCATTTGTCCGGGAAAATACGCGTCTCATCAGCCAGCGTATCCGATTGAAAAGATTGCAATTTGCCATGCATGGCTGTGAATTTCCCCCAGCTCCATTCCCGGGAAACCTGAAAGTATGGATATTGCTCCGGAAAATTTGACAAAATTAATTTACCGGATTCGCCATGCCCCCAACTTATTTCCTGATGCGCAAAATGAACATCCATATACTTTGTATGCCAGGCTAATTCGCCACCGGTCCGATCTGTGAATACCACATCGCCATCTTCACTTTCCTGGCTGAAACCACTTTTAATAATCGGATCGGATTCCCTGTATCCATCATCACCCCGCACTCCCTGTAAACTAACTTTAACCTGATAAGCAAAATCATTATTAAGCGTTCCACGTGCCATATAGGACTGCTCGTTGGCATTTCGGCTAAGCTTATCTGAACGGATATCCATCGTAAATACCTGTTCATAATCGAGATAAAAATTATTAGTACTATCTTCCCAAATAAACAGGTGATTTTCTTCCTCAGGAAAATACTGATCCAAAGCTCGTGAAAAATCTTTTTGCAAATTCTTTAAGCTTGCCAAAGTGCTATACCAGTTTTGGTTTTCAGGAATTAGTGCATGTTTTTTGTCTTGAGATAATTCAAATCTGAAATCGAGAAGAAACTCATCCAGTTTTCGTACATCAATCGCTGTTAGGTCGGTTCTTTTTTTACTAAGCTCTTTTAGTGCATTGGCAACTTTAGAACGGCTGTACGGACGAACTCCATCTAATAATCTGGTAAGATGACCCAGAGTTTCCATCCTGTCAAAATAATTGTAAACAGGGTGATTAACCGGTACGGAAGCTGGGTTTTGGGCAAAACCCGGTTTTAAGAAAATTAGAAAGATAACAAGAAAAGTAATGATTTTATATTTCATGGATTGAGTCATTCGTGTAAGGAAATTTGTTTATACGCGCCCGGAAAGTAAAAACAATCATTGATTGAAACAAGCCAATTTCAAGCACATTCATTGAAGATCATAATTTTTGCACAACATGATCTAATTATTTAAGTTCGCGTTACAAACTTAATGACAATTCTGATCTTGAATGTTTCAATCAAAAAAAAGATTTGGTGCCCCTTATAAGCAAAAAGGGAGAAATATGGATTTAAATATAAACAAAATGAGTATCTCTGAGAAATTGAAAACTATGGAAGTATTGTGGGACGATATCTGCCGAAATACACCAGACTTTTCTTCACCTCAGTGGCATGAAAATGTCCTGAAAGCTAGAGAGAAAAACCTTAGAGAAGGAAAAGATAATTTTGTGGATTGGGATCGTGCTAAAAAGGATATTCGGAACTCTATTGAATGAAAATTAAGATTCTTAATTCCGCAAAAGAGGACTTAATTGAAGGATTTCATTTTTATGAATCACAAAAGCAAGGTATTGGGAAATATTTTTTAGACTCTCTTTATTCGGATATAGAATCATTACAATTATTTGCAGGGATTCATAGTATCCACTTCAATAATTACTATCGACTTTTATCAAAAAGATTCCCTTTTGCAATTTATTACCGCATTGAAGAAAATGAAATCCGGATATACGCAGCTTTAGATTGTCGCAGGGATCCTGCTTGGATAAGGTCGAGAATGCAATGATCTATCATCTTATTAGAGTTAAATCTTATTTTGAAATTATATAAAGACTATTGAAAAAGGGAAAAATAGAAATTGCATATTATTGTTATTGGTGCCGGTCATGTTGGGTTTAACCTTACAAAGCTGCTTTCTTACGAAAAACATGATGTTGTGATTATCGAAAAAGATAACGAGCGGTTTGCACGTGCCGCTGAAGCGTTGGATGCACACGCAATTCAGGGAAACGGTACAAGCTATAAATTACTGGAACAAGCCGGAATCAAAAATGCTGATCTTCTTGTTGCTGTAACGAGCAATGACGAGGTTAACCTTCTTTCAGCGTTACTTGCAAAAAAGTACAATGTTGGCAAAACCATCGCACGTGTAAAGAACCACGAATTTCTTCATCAAAACTGCCCTTTAAATGCGGAAAAAATGGATATCGATATGATAATCCATCCCGAATCTGAAACGGCAATGGGTGCTGTTAGGCTGCTTAAACAAAGTGCTGCCAATCAGCTAATTGAATTTGCAGAAGGTGAAATTGTTTTACTAGGCATCCATCTGGACCGCGACCTGGAAATACTCCGTAAGCCGCTGATTGAACTTGGTATGGAATTCTCTGAGGTAGAGTTTAGAACTGTTGCTATCCAGAGGAAAGAGACAACAAAAATCCCTGGTGGTTCTGATATGTTTCTACCCAATGACCGCATTTTTTTGGTGGTGCCCAAAAGCAAAGTTGATAAAGCTATAAAAATGTTTGGCAAAGAAAACCAATCAATAGAAAATATTATGATTTTGGGTGGTGGACAAACCGGCTATTTAATTGCACGTGAACTGGAAAAAGACTTCAATGTAAAGATAATCGAATCCAACGAAGATGCGTCAATTGATCTTGCAGAACGATTACGAAAATCTCTTGTAATAAAAGGTGATGGCCTGGATATCAACCTTTTGGCGCTGGAAGGTATTATCGATATGGATGCATTTATTGCAGTGACTGGTGAAGACGAAACAAATATTGTTGCCAGTTTAATGGCCAAGCACCTGCGTGTTCCCAAAATAATATCATTAATTAATAAAACTGAATATTCGCCCATTATCCCAACCATCGGGATTGACGCTTATCTGTCTAAACAGATGCTGACAGTGAACAGTATTTTAAAATATATCCGGCGTGGCCAAATTGTATCGGTCGCCTCTATTCCGGGAACTCCTGTTGAAGCCATCGAGCTTATCCCAAAAGAAGGATCGAAAATTACACGTAAAAAGCTAAGTGAAGCAAAAATTCCAAAAAATGTTATTTTAGGCGCTGTCCAAAGAGACGACGAAGTTTTAATCCCCATGGGCGATACGCAAATAAAAGCCGGTGATAAAGTCGTACTTTTTGCACTCCCTTCTGCAATCCATGATGTTGAAAAGATTTTTAATTAATGGTAAGAATGAAAGATTTTAAGATTGTAATATTAGTAAAAAAAATAATTAAAAGTATATTGACCTTTCACAACTTGTAAATAAAATCAAAAATAAATGTAGGACTAAAAACAAATTTTGCAATCTTTCAATATTTCAATCTTTCAATTGTTAACATGATTCATTTAAAAGTTATAATAAATACTCTTAGTGCCCTTGTTCTTTTTCTGGCGCTTTCATTAATTCCACCGGCAATCATCGCCTGGATTTATGATGAAGGGGATTTTGCATCATTTATAATCACCATCGCCATCAGCCTGATAGTTGGGTTCAGTTCATATTTTCTTTCCCGGAACCATAACCAGGAACTACGCGCAAAAGATGGGTTTATAATCGTTACTTTTGGCTGGACTATATTTTCCCTACTTGGCGCATTACCCTTTTTTATCTCAGGATTCATTCCATCTTACACCGATGCTTTTTTCGAAACTATGTCCGGTTTTTCCACAACCGGGGCAACCATTTTAACTGATATTGAAGCTTTACCTCATGGTTTATTATTTTGGCGATCGCTCACGCATTGGCTTGGTGGGATGGGAATTATCCTACTTTCTTTGGCTATATTGCCCTTGCTTGGTGTTGGCGGGATGCAGCTTTTTAAGGCAGAAGTTCCCGGGCCTTCGCCAGATAAATTGACGCCACGTATAAAACATACTGCCGAGCTTCTTTGGGGTGTTTATGTACTTTTAACAGCCGCTGAAATTGCTTTGCTTATGTTTGGTGGTATGGATTGGTTTGATTCTGTTTGTCACAGTTTTGGCACATTGGCAACGGGTGGATTTTCAACCAAAAACGCAAGTATCGGGCATTATAACAGTGCCTATGTGGATTATGTTATTACAGTTTTTATGCTACTTGCCGGATTAAATTTTTCACTGCACTACCGCGCTTTAAGAGGTAAGCCCAAAATATATTTTAAAGACCCCGAATCACTTTTTTTCTTTGCAATAATAGGCGCCGCAACATTGTTTATAACATTTAGCGTTTGGAACCAAACAGCACAGGATGTTGAATTAAGTTTTCGTCAGGGATTTTTTCAGGTAGTTAGTATTATAACAACTACCGGATACGGTACTGCCGATTATGAGCAATGGA from Calditrichota bacterium carries:
- the trkA gene encoding Trk system potassium transporter TrkA, producing MHIIVIGAGHVGFNLTKLLSYEKHDVVIIEKDNERFARAAEALDAHAIQGNGTSYKLLEQAGIKNADLLVAVTSNDEVNLLSALLAKKYNVGKTIARVKNHEFLHQNCPLNAEKMDIDMIIHPESETAMGAVRLLKQSAANQLIEFAEGEIVLLGIHLDRDLEILRKPLIELGMEFSEVEFRTVAIQRKETTKIPGGSDMFLPNDRIFLVVPKSKVDKAIKMFGKENQSIENIMILGGGQTGYLIARELEKDFNVKIIESNEDASIDLAERLRKSLVIKGDGLDINLLALEGIIDMDAFIAVTGEDETNIVASLMAKHLRVPKIISLINKTEYSPIIPTIGIDAYLSKQMLTVNSILKYIRRGQIVSVASIPGTPVEAIELIPKEGSKITRKKLSEAKIPKNVILGAVQRDDEVLIPMGDTQIKAGDKVVLFALPSAIHDVEKIFN
- the serS gene encoding serine--tRNA ligase, giving the protein MIDIKYLRENPEKVVEGIKNKNENGNIDSILKNDQKRRDLIFEVENLKRQRNENSTLVAQYKREKKDAAELITNTKTISLKIKEIDQQLQELEELIFAEQSKIPNMPHETTPIGRDESFNKTIKEWGNKPQLSFEPKDHIELGEMHDILDFKRGGKISGSGFAVYKGLGAMLERALINFMLDVHIEKHNYTEVLTPFIVNRDSMFGTGQLPKMEDDMYFAEKDDLFLIPTAEVPVTNIHRNETLNEDQLPIKYVAYSACFRREAGSYGKDTRGFQRVHQFNKVEMVNFVHPDNAVQFHEQMLVEATEILEMLKLPYRVLLLCSGDISFAAGKCYDIETWSMADNKWLETSSVSNFDSFQARRSNIRFKPSSGGKTEFIHTLNGSGLATSRLMVSLLEHYQNEDGTITVPEVLHSYMRGIKKIG
- a CDS encoding TrkH family potassium uptake protein, encoding MIHLKVIINTLSALVLFLALSLIPPAIIAWIYDEGDFASFIITIAISLIVGFSSYFLSRNHNQELRAKDGFIIVTFGWTIFSLLGALPFFISGFIPSYTDAFFETMSGFSTTGATILTDIEALPHGLLFWRSLTHWLGGMGIILLSLAILPLLGVGGMQLFKAEVPGPSPDKLTPRIKHTAELLWGVYVLLTAAEIALLMFGGMDWFDSVCHSFGTLATGGFSTKNASIGHYNSAYVDYVITVFMLLAGLNFSLHYRALRGKPKIYFKDPESLFFFAIIGAATLFITFSVWNQTAQDVELSFRQGFFQVVSIITTTGYGTADYEQWTTSSRMVLLVLMFFGGCAGSTGGGLKIIRSLILIKFSLNEIKRLIHPQAVLPVRVGKVVVSRDIMANVSGFYLFYVSIFVFGVLFMNMLGLNFETSLGGVAATIGNVGPALADLGPTDNYSFIPDLGKWFLSFLMLVGRLEIYTVLIIFTPMFWKK
- a CDS encoding addiction module protein — translated: MDLNINKMSISEKLKTMEVLWDDICRNTPDFSSPQWHENVLKAREKNLREGKDNFVDWDRAKKDIRNSIE
- a CDS encoding type II toxin-antitoxin system RelE/ParE family toxin; this translates as MKIKILNSAKEDLIEGFHFYESQKQGIGKYFLDSLYSDIESLQLFAGIHSIHFNNYYRLLSKRFPFAIYYRIEENEIRIYAALDCRRDPAWIRSRMQ
- a CDS encoding glycosyltransferase is translated as MSKQSIKISVIIVNYNVRDFLEQALESVNRALKNIPSEIIVVDNDSIDGSVQMMQKRFPGIDVIASKTNLGFSGGNNLALSKVVGEFVVLLNPDTVVQEDTFQKLLQFFDENPQASAATCKILNPDGTFSIDCRHSIPTPSTAFWKLLGLNKLFPKSKIFGRYNLTYLDENKTYPVEAISGSFMMIKKEMVDKTGLLDETFFMYCEDIDYCHRINQQGGEIYYVPDTQIVHYKGESSKANNLDYVITFNRSLYQFYKKHYQQKYIYPFKWFILLGVIFRGIVIYIKNIVKTYYPFLLDLGILNVVLFFSFLVRYELKHSFHLQDFFSEYIIINLITSVIYFISALFFDLSRKDRFKPEKVFKVLLSTFLFVAALTFFFKQFAFSRFVVLIAAIASSILMIGWRVLFNKYASKYSTALGKEFVRKKTLIVGEDAETGKLLEKLNHTLDSGLDILGVVATSREQIGTKLAGFEFVTSLDQLQEYVRIKKLDMIIFNTHNISYEAILRTMTALQDTQVEFKMVPGHLEFMIGKSNIERFDSMPLVDIEYAYGRIFNRFVKRVFDLGVSSFFLIFLAPVLIFQFLFLRKSILRKKLLSGSKNFLVFTTSKKSGLFSFTLNLLNIWLGQLSFVGAPISFKKDQSSKFEYKPGLTGLIQLNSQKIPDSQTFEKYELHYLKNQSVFLDVELLLRSIFKKKN